The Dermacentor silvarum isolate Dsil-2018 chromosome 7, BIME_Dsil_1.4, whole genome shotgun sequence genomic sequence CCATCCTCTCAGGGGCACGCATCGCACAAAGACCGCACTGTTTCACGGAAGACGCTATTTCAGCGCTAAGTCCTGGCCACCAGATGGAACATTTAGCTATACTACGACACTGAACAATAGCACAGACTACAAAAGGAACGAATCCTTGGTGCCCCTGACTCAAAAGGAAACAAACGTTAATGATTCCCAGACTAAGATTGTGACTACTAGGTCCGGGGGaggcaacactccatttgctagtaggtacagcgtttgatcgctggcgccacgctgcgccgctcgcacgtaccgcgtttctaggtggttccgttcaccgagggcgctagaacgcaatgatatggtttacACGAATGCAAcctttggaagcgtggctgtatggctgcttcgaagaagaagccgcttcgAACGGCCgtgttctgattgttatttcaaactacccggttcttggccaatcccccagagtgggtatgtgccagtaactccaaggctctacatctacatctacatcttcaaaatgtgctctgctggaaacagcgcatcggCTCTAGGCCGAGGACCTCTTGCAATGTCTACCGTTACCGGTAATTACAAGATCGTTCTTCCTCGTTTCCCATCGGGAAACACCGTTCTCAACTCAGTGTTCCTACACGCGGACCTCGCTGGTCGGCCGTACCGCGCCCCGGATTTTCGTGATGCCCTGCTCTCGGTGCTCGATACCAAGGACATTCTCGGAGCAGGccagtatcagatgagccatcTGTGGCTCGTCACCTGTGCGAACAGCCTTTCCAAGCAGAAGCTCGTCGATAAAGGTGAGCTACTAGTCAAAGGACTAAAGTGCCTTGTCATCGACCCAGAAAGCCGGAACATCAAAATGAAGCTTCTGTGGCTTCCTCCTCACCTAGAACAGAAGCGTATCGTTGAAGCGTTGGAACCATATGGCATGGTGCAATCCATAACCAGAGAAATGTGGCGTTGCGAAGGCATGGAGAGTTGGCAGATGACGAATCGTGATGTAGAATTCACGCTCAAAGAAGGCCTCTCTACCAGTTCCCTCCCTCATCTTCTGACGATCTTCGGACATCAATGCTTACTATTGATTCCCGGACGACCTCCCTTGTGCCTTCGATGCAACAGAGTAGGGCACATAAGAAGACAGTGCAAAACACCACGCTGCGCGAAGTGCCACCGTTATGGTCATAACGCAGAGGCATGCGTTGGCacgtatgctgacaagcttcgtggcagTAAACCGGTGGACGATGACACCATCGTTAACCACCTCATGGATGTAAGTGAGGTCGTAGATGCCTCTGGCGAAGCGCCTGTTGAAGACCACCGGGCTGAAGAAGTGCAAATATCGACAGCTGCGGACACAGCTACAGCGAAGGTTACTGAAGAACAAACAGTAACTAACCGTGAAAAGGACGCTTGTGCAACGTGGGCCGAATCACCGCCATTTCGGGACCAGCTTCATCCTGCCGAGGATACTGAAATGACTGAGACATCAAAGAAGCGTCCAGCGCCGGCAGATGATTTGGAGTGCTCTGGGAAAGAGCCAAAGGTCGCCGCGGCTAAGGCGAAGAAACCCCTTCATGGAGCCCCTGTGAGTGCAGATGCCGCTGCAGTTCAAGAAGTTGCTGCAGCTGCGACTCCTCAAAGGGATGGGACAGGCATAACAAAGGTAGCAGCGCTACGTGTAGGCGCTGCGCCTCAGTAGTGGAATCATGGCAGGCGCCCTTCCCTTAACGTTTGGAACACTGAATGTCCGTGGCTTACGTAGTAAGCGACGGCAGGGTCAGTTATTACACTTGTTGCGTAGCCAAGTGTTAGATGTTATTGCaattcaggaaacaaaaattgaatccgatgacgacacagcggctgctgtagctccatttctttcggagtATGAAGTATGTGTCAGCCACGCGATTGGTGTCTCTGGAGGATGTATGCTATTTGTGAGGAAAACGCGGCAATGCAACGTGTTGGGACTGTGCActgatagggaagggcgccttgtatggtgtgatgtcaacATAGATAGTCATGTTTGGAGGTTTCTTTGCGTGTATGCGCCAAGTAAGGCACGCGACCGGGAGGACTACTTTCTCTCATTGACCCAGCACTTACGCAATGACCGTGTATTAGTTGTCTTAggtgactttaattgtgtgtgtagtggtcaggatcggtcgtctacaacaggggttctcaagtacgttcatcccagggaaccctactaagctccataaagtgccaaggaaccccccccccccccccccccgaattcaccgaatgtcgaattgtcgagggtatcaagaaaacaaacaatgcttcactacgtcaacacgcttttatttactctatgaatcgtcaaatcttgtttctatttagcacaagaccagtgcggaagctgaaattctcttcatctcatgcctgattagcgctagcagcggcgaaggcctcgcgacatccttcgcggcgcgcgttttcatccgagacgcgctttgcaccaacgggcgcacatcccgattattttttcgccactcaggtGCTCGGCAaaaaattgtccgtccatcgcgatgtagccggtgctttttatcttcgacagctttgcaccatagaataaagaaccaacaaGTTTGCACTGAGTCAatgcgaaactactgcttgccgcaaccgctgcggacgaaaccgcggccgctatcgacgcgattatggacggcgaccttgcggttcagaaggcaggcggctgacacacgcaccaagtcaaaacgaagctacctttcgctgcaagaagtgcggacgaaactgcggtcgctatcgacgctgccatgggaggcgactacgcagttgtgaaggcacgcagccgacgcgtgcatcgagtgaaaacgaaactattatttgccgtaaccgctgcggacgaaactgcggaggttatcgacgcgatcagagatagcgactacgcacttacggaggcacgcggctagccgccagcgcggtgttacgcgcggcgataaacgcaagaataaaggctttaaaggcacaattaggcacgaagcgcttcggcgttgctgtcagtcacgtgccgcgtacgattgcccctgaggaccacggcgatgcggactgcgccgcttcgtttcggttggacgctacgctgTTCTTGCTCTCCTGCGGCGCGCAtctgcggtgctccgcgtttttttttttttttaatttttcctccaacgtataggtcagtgcgcactctatcggcacctaccctatctccTAATAGGAGataggcgcatggtggtaagctacggcctccgagattcaagtgcgaaagcttaggcgcgctgcccggtctcagaggttgggtggctacaagctggttgcgtatttattgcgcagttcgcgcgttgctgttacgcactgtgacgtgccttttgacactcgggcatgggtaatggaggttctttggatcaagcgcacctcgtgttcgccgttttagacacttgtcgagagcgggaccagggaaaatttatcagtggctcgcggaaccccgaccaggggcctgcggaacccgtaggttccgcggaacccactttgagaacccatggtctacaaggcaacgccatgataccagcgctgacgttttgaatgccatgacatgtgacTACCAGCTTGTTGATGTAGGGGATCATGAAAATTAAGGTCCCTTTTCGCTACACACATTTTCAAGGCACATctcatgcaaggcttgatcggatttatgtatatttacctatcctccctagactatacggctactgtgtgcaccctgtgttcttcagtgatcattgtttggtgtcggtttgttttggcaaccggcagtgtcaaagttcgcgattgaactgggatttatggaaaattaacaatcagttactcttacacaagccttttctcaagcgcgtcccggaaattcttattgacgtttcaagtcgtagttctttatctgtctttgcgcaatgggagatattcaagcaagaagttaaaatgatagccattgaagaagcttccatattgtcttttgagaaaaaaggaaaatataaagagttgtgcaagttgctagataagctacacgaacttgaatgcctgcatccttgcaagtacattgaggacatttacaacgttaaggcacaaatgcagacaatggacactgagagatacagaggtgcactagttcgagcgcgtactcgtcggtatttagagcaacagccttgtagtcgttcgcttggtgatgagcgtcggcatgctctgtcgaagcaagttcgcgagatagagtataccggagcgattgttaatgaccaggatacaataatgaaagcgttcacggatcattacgagaatatctttcagtctcataaagcaattaagagtgaagctgtaacggaaaactttatttcgttggtgccacagctcagtcaagaagaatgtgatgacgttga encodes the following:
- the LOC119458895 gene encoding uncharacterized protein LOC119458895, which translates into the protein MCSAGNSASALGRGPLAMSTVTGNYKIVLPRFPSGNTVLNSVFLHADLAGRPYRAPDFRDALLSVLDTKDILGAGQYQMSHLWLVTCANSLSKQKLVDKGELLVKGLKCLVIDPESRNIKMKLLWLPPHLEQKRIVEALEPYGMVQSITREMWRCEGMESWQMTNRDVEFTLKEGLSTSSLPHLLTIFGHQCLLLIPGRPPLCLRCNRVGHIRRQCKTPRCAKCHRYGHNAEACVGTYADKLRGSKPVDDDTIVNHLMDVSEVVDASGEAPVEDHRAEEVQISTAADTATAKVTEEQTVTNREKDACATWAESPPFRDQLHPAEDTEMTETSKKRPAPADDLECSGKEPKVAAAKAKKPLHGAPVSADAAAVQEVAAAATPQRDGTGITKVAALRVGAAPQ